From one Planococcus citri chromosome 3, ihPlaCitr1.1, whole genome shotgun sequence genomic stretch:
- the LOC135841369 gene encoding uncharacterized protein LOC135841369 translates to MAHHQHHIRTIPSRAILILLYHTLPYTTCLPDPPTRVSFKEPFTPTAFPILTTEPGNFKEVVRRSSLFVDKSLLAREIILHPSHLYLSCPRYWGKTFNLQMLRTFFEIEMDKYGKRVPREQTFNYRLFHDGEVVAEDGSVQKLRSPLLISKYPRFLDEFLGQYPVVYFDMTHVRPTRYVECAFQINNAIHECYQQHSFLTKALVNTTHMEHFVQIFDGVYPKHTAATSLRTLSEILWTHYGRPVILLVDGFDNFLINLSLLEMDSEDKTDIVNFINLLLGKSIIRNDYLYKAIVTGTIDMSDEFFGLRRNVQPEFLNDELYEYFGFTERNTKTMLEQLQFTPEDRLQIRDWYGGYRAGVNSTRQLYDPAAISFHLSDRKYRSYWDDDRLVNEFLQNLLMTKYFRTVATSLISGANYSIAVKHLRFCETDFLQIKKVMKNPQNERSVHNPLRYFLLRGHLTVSDANQYGKNIKSNSTVIEVKIPNRDVAKTWRKKLSDHFEIKLSIKPKRYRGLIYHFADLFGDFFAANSERSEELNQALHAVMKEFPNYLRLSAKLKCGKGSLVETVMQYLTLFIDRYVRLNSEAIVFYDDVRVIIVNTSYEAESGRVPMEEAKSVLEEMTLPKRFDTIRYIGVNFSPEKEVHIQGLSDFRFWISGSKLT, encoded by the coding sequence ATGGCCCACCACCAACACCACATACGAACAATCCCATCCAGGGCGATATTGATATTGCTCTACCATACGTTACCATATACCACATGCCTGCCCGACCCTCCGACCAGAGTATCGTTTAAAGAACCTTTCACCCCAACCGCATTCCCCATATTGACCACCGAGCCGGGTAACTTCAAAGAAGTCGTCCGACGTAGCAGCCTTTTCGTGGATAAAAGCTTGCTAGCTCGCGAGATTATCCTACATCCGAGCCACCTGTACTTGAGCTGTCCTCGTTACTGGGGTAAAACTTTCAACCTGCAAATGTTACGAACgtttttcgaaatcgaaatgGATAAGTATGGTAAACGAGTACCTCGCGAGCAGACCTTCAACTATCGTTTGTTTCACGATGGCGAAGTGGTGGCCGAAGATGGCAGCGTGCAAAAGCTTCGCAGTCCTTTGCTCATCTCCAAGTATCCTCGTTTCTTGGACGAGTTCTTGGGCCAGTATCCGGTCGTGTATTTCGATATGACTCACGTACGTCCGACGCGATATGTCGAGTGTGCTTTTCAAATCAACAACGCCATTCACGAGTGCTACCAGCAGCATTCGTTTCTGACCAAGGCTCTGGTCAATACTACGCATATGGAGCATTTCGTGCAGATTTTCGACGGAGTTTACCCGAAGCATACGGCTGCTACGAGTTTGCGAACGTTGAGCGAGATTTTGTGGACTCATTACGGTCGTCCTGTTATCTTGCTGGTGGATGGGTTCGATAATTTCCTGATTAATTTATCGCTGCTGGAGATGGACAGTGAAGACAAGACGGATATcgtgaatttcatcaatttacttcTTGGTAAAAGCATCATCCGCAATGATTACCTGTACAAGGCTATCGTTACTGGCACCATTGACATGAGCGATGAATTCTTCGGCCTCAGACGAAACGTCCAACCGGAGTTCTTGAACGACGAATTATACGAATATTTCGGATTCACCGAACGTAACACTAAAACAATGCTGGAGCAGTTGCAGTTCACTCCAGAGGATCGTCTCCAAATCCGCGATTGGTACGGTGGATATAGAGCTGGTGTAAATTCAACCAGACAATTGTACGATCCGGCTGCGATATCGTTTCATCTATCGGATCGCAAATACCGCAGTTACTGGGACGATGACCGATTGGTGAACGAATTCTTGCAGAATCTATTGATGACCAAGTATTTCCGTACAGTGGCCACATCTCTGATATCCGGTGCGAATTATTCGATCGCCGTCAAGCATCTGAGATTCTGCGAAACGGATTTCCTGCAGATTAAAAAGGTAATGAAGAATCCCCAGAACGAGAGAAGCGTCCATAACCCACTGAGGTATTTTCTTCTGAGAGGGCATTTGACTGTCAGCGACGCGAACCAATATGGCAAGAATATCAAGAGCAATAGTACGGTGATCGAAGTGAAAATACCGAATAGAGATGTGGCCAAAACGTGGCGTAAAAAGCTATCCGATCATTTCGAGATTAAGCTCAGTATCAAACCGAAACGATACCGAGGGCTGATTTACCATTTCGCTGATCTTTTCGGCGACTTCTTCGCTGCAAACAGTGAACGCAGCGAAGAACTAAATCAAGCTCTTCACGCTGTCATGAAGGAGTTCCCAAACTACCTGAGGTTGAGTGCTAAACTCAAATGTGGAAAAGGATCGCTGGTTGAGACTGTGATGCAGTATTTGACCTTGTTTATCGACAGGTACGTTAGATTGAACTCGGAAGCTATTGTGTTTTACGACGATGTTCGAGTTATTATCGTGAATACGAGTTATGAAGCTGAGTCGGGACGAGTGCCGATGGAAGAAGCTAAATCGGTGCTGGAAGAAATGACACTGCCGAAGAGATTCGATACGATTAGATATATAGGTGTTAATTTCAGCCCCGAGAAGGAGGTTCATATTCAAGGGTTGAGTGATTTTAGGTTTTGGATTTCAGGGAGCAAGCTCACTTGA